In the Manis javanica isolate MJ-LG chromosome 12, MJ_LKY, whole genome shotgun sequence genome, one interval contains:
- the G6PC2 gene encoding glucose-6-phosphatase 2, which produces MDFLHRNGVLIIQHLQKDYQAYYNFLSFMSSVGDPRNIFSIYFPLWFQLNQTVGTKMIWVAVIGDWFNLIFKWVLFGHRPYWWVQETQIYPNHSSPCLEQFPTTCETGPGSPSGHAMGSSCVWYVMVTAALSNTVSRVDKLSTILHRLTWSFLWSLFWLIQISVCISRVFIATHFPHQVILGVIGGVLVAEAFEHTPGIQTASLSAYLKISLFLFLFTLGFYLLLGLLDIDLLWSVPIAKKWCANPDWIHIDTTPFAGLMRNLGVFFGLGFAINSEMFLRSCRGKNGCKLSFRLFCAVASLTILQLYHLIKIPTQAECLFYVLSFCKSASIPLTVVALIPYCIHMLMKPSDKKIN; this is translated from the exons ATGGATTTCCTTCATAGGAATGGAGTGCTCATTATTCAGCATTTGCAGAAGGACTATCAAGCTTACTAcaattttctaagttttatgtcCAGTGTTGGAGATCCCCGGAatatcttttctatttattttccactTTGGTTTCAACTTAATCAGACAGTTGGAACCAAGATGATATGGGTAGCAGTCATTGGGGATTGgttcaatcttatttttaaatg ggtACTATTTGGTCATCGGCCTTACTGGTGGGTCCAAGAAACTCAGATTTACCCTAATCACTCAAGTCCTTGCCTTGAACAGTTTCCCACTACATGTGAAACAGGCCCAG GAAGCCCATCTGGCCACGCAATGGGCTCATCATGTGTCTGGTATGTAATGGTAACTGCTGCCTTGAGTAACACTGTCAGTCGGGTGGATAAGTTGTCTACCATTCTACACAG ACTGACCTGGTCATTTCTTTGGAGTCTTTTTTGGTTGATTCAAATCAGTGTCTGCATCTCCAGAGTATTCATAGCAACACATTTTCCTCATCAAGTTATTCTTGGAGTAATTGGTG GTGTGCTTGTGGCAGAGGCCTTTGAACATACTCCAGGCATCCAAACAGCCAGCCTTAGCGCATACCTGAAGATcagcctcttcctctttctcttcacgCTTGGCTTTTACCTGCTTCTAGGGCTACTTGACATTGACCTGTTGTGGTCTGTGCCCATAGCCAAGAAGTGGTGTGCCAACCCAGACTGGATCCACATCGACACCACTCCTTTTGCTGGGCTCATGAGAAACCTTGGGGTCTTTTTTGGCTTGGGATTTGCAATCAACTCGGAGATGTTCCTCAGGAGCTGCCGGGGAAAGAATGGCTGCAAGCTGAGCTTCCGGCTGTTCTGCGCTGTGGCTTCGTTGACCATCCTACAGCTCTACCATCTCATCAAGATCCCCACTCAAGCAGAGTGTTTATTTTATGTGCTGTCCTTTTGTAAAAGTGCGTCCATCCCACTGACGGTGGTTGCTCTGATTCCCTATTGTATTCACATGTTAA